Part of the Candidatus Binatia bacterium genome is shown below.
GTTGCCGGCGCCAGGAATGTCTCGCCACACTGGGTGCAGACCTCGCCACGCACGTTGCGAATGAGGAAGCGCTCGCCGCCCCACTCATGCATGTGTTCGATGCGGCGAACGCAGAGCGGGCCCTTGCAGAAGTAGCACGTCTTCATTTCTTCTCCTTACGGCTGCGGTAATTCTGCCACAATTTGGGATCCGGACGATACACCGTGATGATCACCAGCACGCCCTCATGTTCGGAGCACACCGCGTGGATCGGCTTCTCCGCCTGCGTGAAGCCTAAAAGAAGATGCGAGTGACCGCGCGGAT
Proteins encoded:
- a CDS encoding YgiT-type zinc finger protein, whose product is MKTCYFCKGPLCVRRIEHMHEWGGERFLIRNVRGEVCTQCGETFLAPATLKQIDRLVTKGRPKEHVSVAVFDLKSRAA